The Kineothrix sp. MB12-C1 genome includes a window with the following:
- a CDS encoding LacI family DNA-binding transcriptional regulator, producing MGVTTNDIARICNVSRTTVIRALNDQGRISSETKERILNTAKELGYRPDLLARGLVKGKTMSIGVVVYDVRNQYFAQMLSAIEEEAQTRGYCVNITLHGKDREREIELIRRLVDYRVDGLILSPVNKGREFGRFLKSLNTPLVVVGNRISDTIPFVGIDEKKAAKEAAQKILASSYERVVFVCPPLAEKEMGNIYTHEQRLEGFEEVMKNYPGIEKVVIGAFGYEQEVLGLLENSKKRTAFFCSGDIFALDIIKVLKRAGKRAPSDYGIMGFDNLELLEYMEPSLSTIHNSVPEVSRKAVELLFDKMEGREIPLKTYENYRLIHGNTI from the coding sequence GCCTTGAATGATCAGGGGAGAATCAGCAGTGAAACGAAGGAGCGAATTCTTAATACGGCAAAAGAGCTTGGGTATCGTCCTGACTTATTGGCAAGAGGGCTTGTAAAGGGCAAGACGATGTCCATAGGCGTCGTGGTGTATGATGTGAGAAATCAGTATTTTGCCCAGATGCTGAGTGCTATTGAAGAAGAGGCTCAGACGAGAGGTTATTGTGTGAATATCACCCTCCATGGAAAAGATAGGGAAAGGGAAATAGAGCTGATTAGGCGGTTGGTGGATTATCGTGTAGACGGTCTTATCCTTTCTCCTGTTAATAAAGGGCGGGAATTCGGAAGATTCCTGAAAAGTCTCAACACCCCCCTTGTTGTGGTAGGTAATCGAATATCTGACACAATTCCTTTTGTGGGAATTGATGAAAAGAAAGCGGCAAAGGAGGCAGCGCAAAAGATACTCGCCTCAAGTTATGAGCGCGTTGTATTTGTATGTCCTCCACTTGCCGAAAAGGAAATGGGAAATATATATACCCATGAGCAGCGTTTAGAAGGATTTGAAGAGGTAATGAAGAATTATCCGGGGATAGAGAAGGTTGTAATAGGAGCCTTCGGTTATGAACAGGAGGTACTCGGATTGCTTGAAAATAGTAAGAAAAGAACTGCTTTTTTCTGTTCCGGAGATATCTTCGCATTGGATATCATAAAGGTATTAAAACGGGCAGGTAAAAGGGCCCCTTCGGATTATGGAATTATGGGATTTGATAATTTGGAGCTTTTAGAATATATGGAACCCAGCCTTTCTACCATCCATAACTCGGTGCCGGAGGTGTCGAGAAAAGCAGTCGAGCTGTTGTTTGACAAGATGGAAGGAAGGGAGATTCCCTTGAAAACCTATGAGAATTATCGGCTGATTCATGGAAATACGATTTAG
- a CDS encoding family 43 glycosylhydrolase has product MNRENFVKTEYNIPLIEKRADPYVYRHIDGSYYFTASVPEYDRIILRKSDTIRGLAQAEERTIWNCHENGPMSCHIWAPEIHFIDGAWYIYYAAGEKEDVWKIRPYVLKCEGDPMEDEWQELGQMKPAQGDKFSFQDFSLDMTVFEHKEKRYCVWAEKVNVGKKISNLYIAEMEAPDKLKTAQILLAAPDYGWEREGYFVNEGAAVIKRGERTFLTYSASATGACYCMGLLTLREGGDPLDPADWKKSKNPVLTTDTVKGIYGPGHNSFTKSEDGKRDVMVFHARQYDEIIGDPLYDENRHAYYMEVAWDEDGMPVFEYKKSRRPNILMLVADHQAFYGHPRVNTPYFDRLKEEGVFFEKTYCTSPLCMPSRKSILTGLYPHNHGQSDNSFEVPFDSHETYIDVLKGEGYRSYYFGKYHAGTGKPEDLGCEGVSYPDYSNPYHQKEYKEYIERNHLPAARMRIEKNMCEKGWIDDVEEGDIYDFPRDLINEALSGVLIGPKESHEAYYVADMAKRQLERIKEEGSGEPFMVRVDFWGPHQPYSPAEEFAAMYPPESIEEYPSFSDDLTGKPESYHFDTGRETSEDRKLRYPNSMPWSEWQKMLSRCYGQITMVDEAAGQIIDKIKELGMEEDTLVIWTADHGDALACHGGHFDKAFYLPEEVMRIPLAMSYPGVLPAGTVCNELITNADIAPTIASAAGGQFEQKVDGEDILSIYSEQSPSWRKSLFAQTHGHLAPWKARVAVWDRYKYIENKGDIEELYDLEQDPYELTNLALDDEYGEILKLMRKKLLELKDLYHDTI; this is encoded by the coding sequence ATGAACAGAGAGAATTTTGTAAAGACAGAGTATAATATACCATTAATAGAAAAGCGAGCGGACCCGTATGTATACAGGCATATAGACGGGTCCTATTATTTTACAGCGTCGGTACCGGAGTATGACAGGATTATACTAAGAAAGAGCGATACCATCAGAGGGCTGGCACAGGCAGAGGAACGGACTATATGGAATTGCCATGAGAATGGGCCTATGAGCTGCCATATTTGGGCACCGGAGATACATTTTATAGATGGTGCATGGTACATATACTATGCGGCGGGTGAGAAAGAGGATGTTTGGAAGATACGTCCTTACGTTCTTAAGTGTGAAGGCGATCCGATGGAGGATGAATGGCAGGAATTAGGGCAGATGAAGCCGGCACAAGGGGATAAATTTTCCTTCCAAGACTTCTCTCTCGATATGACCGTTTTTGAACATAAAGAGAAGAGATATTGTGTTTGGGCAGAAAAGGTAAATGTGGGCAAGAAAATATCCAATCTGTATATTGCGGAGATGGAAGCGCCTGATAAATTGAAAACAGCCCAGATTCTTCTTGCTGCGCCCGATTACGGCTGGGAGAGAGAAGGATATTTTGTGAACGAAGGTGCGGCTGTTATTAAGCGCGGAGAAAGGACATTTCTTACCTATTCGGCCAGTGCCACGGGGGCATGCTACTGCATGGGGCTTTTAACGCTGAGAGAAGGGGGAGATCCCTTGGACCCGGCGGATTGGAAGAAGAGCAAGAACCCGGTACTTACAACCGATACGGTGAAAGGTATCTATGGACCCGGACATAACTCGTTTACGAAGTCAGAGGATGGGAAAAGGGATGTGATGGTATTCCATGCAAGGCAATATGATGAAATCATAGGGGATCCTTTATATGATGAGAATCGACATGCTTATTATATGGAAGTAGCGTGGGATGAGGATGGGATGCCGGTATTCGAATATAAGAAGAGCCGCAGACCAAATATCCTTATGCTGGTAGCAGATCATCAAGCCTTTTATGGACACCCTCGGGTGAATACTCCGTATTTTGACAGACTAAAGGAGGAAGGCGTTTTTTTTGAGAAAACATATTGTACCAGCCCCCTTTGTATGCCTTCGAGAAAAAGCATTCTCACCGGATTGTATCCGCACAATCACGGGCAGAGTGATAATTCCTTCGAAGTGCCTTTCGACAGCCATGAAACTTACATCGATGTATTGAAGGGTGAGGGATATCGGAGTTATTACTTCGGCAAATATCATGCAGGTACCGGTAAACCGGAAGACTTAGGATGTGAAGGTGTGTCCTACCCCGATTACTCCAATCCGTACCATCAGAAGGAGTATAAGGAATATATTGAACGGAACCATCTGCCGGCGGCAAGGATGCGGATTGAAAAGAATATGTGCGAAAAAGGATGGATCGATGATGTGGAAGAGGGAGATATCTATGATTTCCCCCGGGACTTAATCAACGAGGCTCTATCGGGGGTTCTTATAGGCCCGAAAGAGAGCCACGAGGCATACTATGTGGCGGATATGGCGAAACGTCAGTTAGAAAGGATAAAAGAAGAAGGAAGCGGAGAGCCGTTTATGGTACGGGTAGATTTCTGGGGGCCTCATCAGCCATATAGCCCGGCGGAAGAATTTGCGGCGATGTATCCTCCTGAGAGCATTGAGGAGTATCCAAGCTTTTCGGATGATCTGACGGGAAAACCGGAATCCTATCACTTTGATACGGGAAGGGAAACGAGTGAGGATAGAAAATTACGCTATCCCAATTCTATGCCGTGGAGCGAGTGGCAGAAAATGCTATCCAGATGTTACGGACAGATTACGATGGTGGATGAGGCTGCCGGACAGATTATAGATAAGATTAAGGAACTCGGTATGGAAGAAGATACGCTTGTTATATGGACGGCGGATCATGGGGATGCCCTGGCCTGTCATGGCGGGCATTTCGATAAAGCCTTCTATCTGCCGGAGGAAGTGATGCGAATTCCTCTTGCTATGTCATATCCCGGCGTACTGCCTGCAGGTACGGTATGCAACGAATTAATTACCAATGCGGATATCGCACCTACGATTGCTTCGGCAGCAGGAGGCCAATTCGAACAGAAAGTCGATGGAGAGGATATTCTTAGTATATATAGTGAACAATCCCCTTCCTGGCGCAAATCACTATTTGCGCAGACACATGGGCATTTGGCTCCATGGAAAGCTAGAGTAGCAGTGTGGGATCGATACAAATATATAGAAAATAAAGGGGATATTGAGGAATTATATGATTTGGAACAAGACCCTTACGAGTTGACTAATCTGGCTTTGGATGATGAATATGGAGAGATCCTTAAACTTATGAGAAAGAAGCTGTTGGAATTGAAGGATTTGTATCACGATACTATCTGA
- a CDS encoding BglG family transcription antiterminator has product MKKRENSILSFIFYNDGAGLQELLDRFQVSKRTLYYDIENINGQIKSCGQIRRVGQKFTYVGNYNMLRRFINGTGLLDPYAVYSRQSYILGKILENKPFTLEKLADEMGISKNTCINDMKEVKFLLKEKGLYLHTKPQFSITGDERKIRELYLSLMQENVDLLHQISKQVIDFNKKWNLQLTDYSLGNLSAFLVFSKSRIDKGEFVQPGEDFSEAEQFPYCATLSELLGTERLEERQYLSAYISSLPSRNYQVDDGRIERYVDWLIEKFESRTAMTIESKEEFKSNIKGHLLSSYYRIRFHFPINNPCLTEITIQHGALYKIIRSIVTEGGEEFPELADMSDEEIGFLAAYFGGYLSGSRSGKGSKNRVLLVCPNGLMVSKTLKIQLYKYIPTVKVVDTIALSSLEDYLQEYDYIISTIELRGYDNVIVVNPIFTQRDIQLIMNKLLDFSGTAHMFDMEMLIHVIRKSADIYDEEQLRQDLNVLMYQKTEENKEEKNPVLKDLIYGDRINIVPHVESWQDAITLAAKPLLDDNSIEPSYIDAMIESVNRFGPYIVLDEYFALPHARLEGGVNRLSMSLLIVRNEVDVLGEAVNVFLVLATVDASSHLDALANLSDILGDRENIHILRSGDKEEILNLLRRY; this is encoded by the coding sequence ATGAAAAAAAGAGAAAATAGTATCCTGAGTTTTATTTTTTATAATGATGGTGCGGGATTGCAAGAACTGTTGGATCGCTTTCAAGTTTCCAAGCGGACGCTGTACTATGATATCGAGAATATCAATGGACAGATTAAAAGCTGCGGCCAGATTCGGAGAGTCGGACAGAAGTTCACCTATGTTGGCAACTATAATATGCTGCGTAGATTTATAAACGGAACCGGTTTGTTAGACCCTTATGCAGTCTATAGCAGACAGAGCTATATCCTCGGTAAGATTCTGGAAAATAAGCCTTTCACACTTGAGAAACTAGCCGATGAGATGGGAATTAGTAAAAACACATGTATAAATGATATGAAAGAGGTAAAGTTCTTACTAAAGGAAAAAGGTCTTTATCTTCATACAAAACCACAGTTTTCTATAACCGGTGATGAAAGAAAGATTCGTGAACTTTATCTGTCGCTTATGCAGGAAAATGTAGATTTGCTTCACCAGATTTCAAAGCAGGTCATTGATTTTAACAAGAAGTGGAATCTCCAATTGACGGATTATTCTCTGGGCAATCTCTCTGCATTTCTCGTATTTTCAAAGAGCAGGATTGATAAAGGAGAGTTCGTACAACCGGGGGAGGATTTCTCGGAAGCGGAGCAGTTCCCCTATTGTGCGACCCTTTCTGAATTGCTTGGGACGGAGCGTTTGGAAGAGCGGCAGTATCTTTCCGCTTATATTTCATCCCTTCCCAGCCGGAATTATCAAGTGGATGACGGGCGGATTGAGCGCTATGTGGATTGGCTGATTGAAAAGTTCGAATCCAGGACCGCGATGACAATCGAGTCCAAAGAGGAGTTTAAAAGTAATATAAAAGGTCATTTGCTTTCATCCTATTACCGCATCCGTTTTCATTTTCCGATTAATAATCCTTGCTTGACGGAAATTACGATACAGCATGGTGCGCTTTATAAGATTATTCGCTCTATCGTGACGGAGGGCGGGGAGGAGTTTCCGGAGCTCGCCGACATGAGTGATGAAGAAATCGGATTCCTTGCGGCGTATTTCGGCGGATATCTTTCCGGAAGCAGAAGCGGTAAAGGAAGCAAAAATCGTGTATTGCTCGTTTGCCCCAACGGTCTGATGGTGTCTAAAACCTTGAAAATACAGCTTTATAAATATATTCCTACTGTGAAAGTGGTTGATACCATTGCATTGAGCAGCTTGGAGGATTATTTACAAGAGTACGATTACATTATATCTACCATTGAACTTCGCGGCTATGACAATGTGATCGTGGTAAATCCGATTTTCACCCAAAGGGATATTCAGCTCATTATGAACAAATTGTTGGATTTTTCGGGTACGGCACATATGTTTGATATGGAGATGCTCATTCATGTGATTCGTAAAAGTGCGGATATCTATGATGAAGAACAGCTCCGTCAAGACTTGAATGTATTGATGTACCAGAAGACAGAAGAAAATAAGGAGGAAAAAAATCCTGTGCTAAAAGACTTAATTTATGGAGATAGAATAAATATTGTGCCTCATGTGGAAAGTTGGCAAGATGCGATCACATTAGCAGCGAAACCATTGCTCGATGATAATTCCATTGAACCATCCTATATCGATGCGATGATTGAAAGCGTGAATCGATTTGGGCCTTACATTGTACTCGATGAATATTTTGCTCTTCCTCATGCCAGGTTGGAAGGCGGCGTAAATCGCCTTTCTATGTCGTTGCTTATAGTAAGGAATGAAGTGGACGTGCTTGGGGAGGCTGTAAATGTATTTCTCGTGCTTGCTACAGTGGATGCTTCTTCGCATTTGGATGCGTTGGCTAATTTGTCAGACATTCTTGGAGACCGGGAAAATATTCATATACTTCGTTCAGGAGATAAAGAGGAGATTCTTAATCTTCTTAGGAGATATTAA
- a CDS encoding PTS sugar transporter subunit IIB: MKILAVCGFGCGSSMILKMSLDKVCKQLDIDCEVEATDINSARGAACDAIFTSAELAQELKSSCNVPIYSVKKYMDLTEIREAFEKFLDGTNA, encoded by the coding sequence ATGAAGATTTTAGCAGTTTGCGGATTTGGCTGTGGCTCGTCCATGATATTGAAAATGAGTCTGGATAAAGTATGTAAGCAGTTGGATATTGACTGTGAGGTGGAAGCGACAGATATTAACTCGGCCCGAGGAGCCGCATGCGATGCCATTTTTACCAGTGCTGAACTAGCACAAGAGCTTAAGAGTTCATGCAATGTACCTATTTACAGTGTGAAAAAGTATATGGATCTAACGGAAATAAGAGAAGCATTTGAAAAATTTTTAGACGGTACCAATGCTTAA
- a CDS encoding PTS ascorbate transporter subunit IIC, whose product MMDFITTNILRNPPILLGLIAMLGLILQKKGFTEIIKGTLLAAFGMIILNAGVSMLVGSILPINSAFQSLSGAVASEGLNDVTFTGSYGGDVGLAMFIGLVLHILIARFTPIKTIFLTGHMLWWFPFIFVAAGVEAGLSGALLIGISAVFSALYWSLMPWLLRKYVFAVTEDDSFTLGHPTGILSLIAGFVASKTGNKEKSTESLNLPQNLSFFREISITGAIVIFIMFIVVGITVPSSVAEGQNMFMTAVNQGLNFGAGLIIMLQGVRMLINQIVPAFKGISEKLVPNALPALDCPVIFNYKPNAVLIGFVTAMITSTILIMICNTANVFHLMLIPLVITSFFECGAAAVIGEGQGGLRGCIIGTVVAAVVMVALTGISAVMYSGTIQNWMLIFGGNDLSLFGIIANLIDKLLGVF is encoded by the coding sequence ATGATGGATTTTATTACAACAAACATTTTACGCAATCCTCCGATTCTACTCGGTTTGATTGCTATGCTGGGCCTTATACTCCAGAAAAAGGGATTTACGGAGATAATAAAGGGAACTCTGCTGGCAGCATTTGGTATGATAATTCTGAATGCAGGTGTTTCTATGCTTGTCGGCTCTATTTTACCGATTAACTCAGCGTTTCAATCCCTTTCAGGGGCCGTTGCTTCAGAAGGACTCAATGATGTAACCTTCACTGGTTCTTATGGAGGTGATGTAGGTCTTGCGATGTTCATTGGCCTTGTTCTGCACATCCTGATTGCCAGATTTACACCGATTAAAACTATTTTCCTTACCGGACATATGCTTTGGTGGTTCCCCTTCATCTTTGTTGCAGCAGGAGTGGAAGCGGGCTTAAGCGGTGCACTTTTGATTGGTATCAGTGCAGTTTTCTCCGCTCTTTACTGGTCCTTGATGCCTTGGCTGCTGCGTAAATATGTATTTGCGGTTACAGAAGATGATTCCTTTACGCTCGGACATCCGACTGGTATCTTGAGTTTGATTGCTGGCTTTGTAGCGAGCAAGACAGGAAATAAAGAAAAATCAACGGAGAGCCTTAATCTTCCCCAAAATCTTTCTTTCTTCCGTGAGATATCCATAACCGGTGCTATCGTTATCTTTATTATGTTTATTGTTGTTGGGATTACGGTTCCTTCTTCTGTCGCAGAAGGACAGAATATGTTTATGACTGCTGTTAACCAGGGCCTTAACTTTGGTGCAGGCTTAATTATTATGCTGCAAGGTGTTCGTATGCTGATCAATCAGATTGTTCCTGCTTTCAAGGGTATTTCTGAGAAGCTCGTTCCCAATGCGCTTCCGGCTCTTGACTGCCCGGTTATCTTCAATTATAAACCGAATGCTGTGCTTATTGGCTTCGTAACAGCAATGATCACATCCACTATTTTAATTATGATTTGTAATACAGCTAATGTATTCCATCTTATGCTCATTCCGTTAGTAATTACATCTTTCTTCGAATGTGGCGCGGCAGCGGTTATCGGTGAAGGACAGGGAGGGCTTCGCGGATGTATTATCGGTACTGTTGTAGCAGCGGTCGTTATGGTTGCCTTAACCGGTATCTCTGCTGTTATGTATTCCGGAACGATTCAGAACTGGATGCTCATTTTCGGGGGTAATGACCTTTCGCTTTTTGGCATTATTGCTAACCTTATCGATAAGCTTTTGGGGGTATTCTAA
- a CDS encoding SIS domain-containing protein, producing MEFLYFKEIRRLLDQVEQEESGAMEAAVTALTDAILKKNTIYVFGASHAGILAEELFYRAGGLVVINPIFGRELMLDTSPITHTSRMERLEGYGTLLVGKTSMKKGDVLIVHSVSGRNAVAIEAALEAKKRGALVICLTNLSYSKSVSSRHTCGKNLYEISDIVIDNHGEKGDACVAIEGIEQKVSPTSTVIGASILNSIVAATAQALVEAGVETPPIFYSANVDGGDELNRRIYEEYKENIHYNF from the coding sequence ATGGAATTTCTTTATTTCAAAGAGATACGCCGTCTTCTGGATCAAGTGGAACAGGAGGAATCGGGCGCAATGGAAGCGGCTGTTACAGCTTTGACGGATGCCATACTTAAGAAAAATACAATTTATGTGTTCGGCGCAAGTCATGCGGGGATTCTGGCGGAAGAGCTCTTTTACCGTGCAGGCGGGCTGGTAGTTATTAACCCGATTTTCGGAAGAGAATTGATGCTTGATACTTCCCCGATCACACATACGAGCAGGATGGAACGCCTGGAAGGGTATGGTACTCTTTTGGTAGGGAAGACCTCCATGAAAAAAGGAGATGTTCTTATCGTTCATTCTGTCTCGGGAAGGAACGCTGTGGCGATTGAGGCAGCCCTCGAAGCGAAGAAAAGAGGGGCTCTCGTAATCTGCCTTACGAATCTCAGCTATTCGAAATCTGTTAGTTCCCGTCATACTTGTGGAAAGAATCTGTACGAGATTAGCGATATCGTGATCGATAATCACGGAGAAAAAGGAGATGCCTGTGTGGCGATAGAAGGAATAGAACAGAAAGTAAGTCCAACGTCAACCGTTATTGGTGCGTCTATCCTTAATTCTATCGTTGCCGCTACCGCGCAAGCCTTGGTGGAAGCCGGGGTGGAAACACCACCGATTTTCTACAGTGCCAATGTGGATGGAGGCGATGAGTTAAACCGCAGGATTTATGAGGAATATAAAGAAAATATTCATTATAATTTTTAA
- a CDS encoding S8 family peptidase: MEKILDENYYDLIIDNILVPSYDIGNNITYLNDRHSLLHVLSGQVDACDLGTSPYHRFPSIYTLTSTISLEASGVTAVQRNPALNLFGTGALIGIIDTGVDYMHPAFKRNDGSTQIVSIWDQTIQTGEPPQGMTFGSEYTKELINLALQSSEPLSVVPSQDEVGHGTALASIAAGNPNTGQDFSGVAPDAELVVVKLKQAKNNLRRVVFVPDDVICYQESDIMLAARYLLSVADRLGRPITICTALGSNDGSHDGQSALSSYYDYIARLSRVCIAISAGNEGNSGRHYYGNITASPYNSEFELRVGIEDRLFSIEIWPYAPSRLSIDIISPSGESTSPIYPRINTCERFSFVFSTGVIWVNNISFEEETGEQLILLRFDNPAEGIWRFIVHNLEDEPFSFHAWLPSGDALSRNTYFLQPNPDTTITSPGNSIHTLTVTAYNQDSGSILIDSSRGYTRTGFPKPSLAAPGYELTCALPNNRYGTLTGTGAATAHTCGIIALIFEWAVTRGNYTSITGVDINQLLIRGASRSPNNTYPNNIWGYGQIDVNGVFERLALF, from the coding sequence ATGGAAAAAATACTCGATGAAAATTATTATGACTTGATTATAGATAACATTCTCGTTCCCTCCTACGATATCGGTAACAATATCACCTATCTCAACGATCGCCATTCCTTGCTGCACGTTTTGAGCGGGCAGGTAGATGCTTGTGACCTGGGAACCTCTCCTTATCATCGCTTTCCCTCTATCTACACCTTAACCTCAACAATTAGCCTCGAGGCATCCGGCGTTACTGCAGTTCAGCGCAATCCCGCTTTGAACTTATTTGGCACAGGAGCGCTTATAGGGATTATCGATACGGGTGTGGACTATATGCATCCCGCTTTTAAGCGTAACGATGGAAGTACACAAATTGTCTCCATATGGGATCAAACTATTCAGACCGGAGAGCCTCCGCAAGGAATGACTTTTGGTTCGGAATACACAAAAGAACTTATCAATCTCGCTTTGCAATCCAGCGAACCCTTATCCGTCGTTCCCAGCCAAGATGAGGTGGGACACGGCACAGCGTTAGCAAGCATTGCAGCCGGAAACCCCAATACCGGCCAAGACTTTTCCGGTGTGGCTCCGGATGCAGAATTAGTCGTTGTCAAATTAAAACAGGCAAAAAATAATCTGCGGCGCGTTGTTTTCGTTCCTGACGATGTAATCTGCTATCAGGAATCGGATATTATGCTGGCCGCACGTTATCTTCTGTCCGTTGCCGATAGATTAGGCAGACCTATCACAATATGCACAGCCCTAGGAAGCAATGATGGCAGCCATGACGGACAGAGCGCGCTAAGCAGCTACTACGATTACATCGCCCGGCTCTCCCGCGTATGTATTGCCATTTCCGCCGGAAATGAAGGGAATAGCGGCAGACATTATTACGGCAATATTACCGCATCACCTTATAACAGCGAATTTGAATTGCGGGTAGGTATAGAAGACCGCTTATTCTCTATAGAAATTTGGCCCTATGCACCGAGCCGACTCTCCATCGATATCATCTCACCCAGCGGAGAATCCACTTCGCCAATTTATCCCCGCATCAATACTTGCGAACGATTTAGCTTCGTATTCAGTACGGGGGTGATATGGGTCAATAATATCAGCTTTGAAGAGGAGACCGGCGAACAGCTCATATTGCTTCGTTTTGACAACCCTGCGGAAGGCATATGGCGCTTTATTGTCCATAATCTGGAAGATGAACCGTTTTCTTTCCATGCCTGGCTTCCATCGGGAGACGCCCTTTCCAGAAACACCTATTTCCTTCAGCCTAATCCGGATACTACGATTACCTCCCCGGGTAACTCCATACATACGCTGACAGTTACCGCCTACAACCAAGATAGCGGCAGCATATTAATTGATTCCAGCAGAGGGTATACCCGTACCGGCTTCCCGAAACCCAGCCTGGCAGCTCCCGGCTATGAATTGACATGCGCTCTTCCTAATAACCGATACGGTACCCTTACCGGTACAGGCGCTGCCACAGCTCATACTTGTGGTATCATCGCTCTCATCTTCGAATGGGCCGTTACCAGAGGTAATTATACCTCCATCACAGGAGTTGATATCAATCAGCTTCTTATCCGCGGAGCCTCACGCAGTCCTAACAATACATACCCTAATAATATATGGGGATATGGACAGATTGATGTGAACGGAGTATTCGAGCGGCTTGCTCTTTTCTAA
- a CDS encoding S8 family peptidase yields MNKILDEDFYDLIIDNILLPHYDTDNNTTPLNERFSLLHIPSGPDNACDLGIHPYHRFPSLLTLSALINGEESKTMQINHTSSLSLYGRGVIIGIIDTGIDYTHPAFRHNDGSTRILSLWDQTIQTGIPPEGFTFGSEYSRELINLALMSGETQTIVPSEDNLGHGTAVAGIIGGKPNSAENFSGIVPEADFVIVKLKETKSSLRRIAFVPQDAICYQESDVIFAARYLSSIAYKLSRPLAICVTLGTSQGGRDEHGITTGYLDTLTSRPQMCVSIAAGNEGNNKRHYFGDIVSPFQDATFELQVGSPDRMFAMEIWPYAPSHLSIEVTSPSGETTPIMYPRLNICEQFNFRFDQGTLFTNNINFEEQTGEQLILLRFQNPAPGTWSFNLHNIEEGPFSFHSWLPSGDLISLETYFPDSNPDTTITSPGNATRPLTVTAYNPLDGNIWINSGRGYTRTNQVKPDIAAPGYKLNCPLPGNRYCSATGTGAAVAYATGIVAMLLEWAVVRGNYTSITGTDIRRLLTRGAYRSPELTYPNNIWGYGQLDVDGVFDRLIIF; encoded by the coding sequence ATGAATAAAATACTCGATGAAGATTTCTATGATTTGATTATTGATAATATCCTTTTGCCACATTATGATACCGATAATAATACTACCCCTTTAAATGAAAGATTTTCCTTGCTGCACATTCCAAGTGGCCCGGACAATGCCTGTGATCTCGGCATACATCCGTACCACCGCTTTCCCTCTCTTCTTACCTTATCTGCTTTAATTAACGGTGAAGAATCCAAAACTATGCAAATAAATCATACCTCATCGCTCTCACTATACGGAAGAGGGGTTATTATCGGAATCATAGATACCGGCATCGATTATACCCATCCTGCCTTTCGGCATAATGACGGAAGCACACGAATCCTTTCTCTATGGGATCAAACCATACAGACAGGTATACCGCCGGAAGGCTTCACTTTTGGTTCCGAATACAGCCGGGAGCTTATTAACCTCGCGCTCATGTCCGGAGAGACTCAGACCATCGTTCCTTCAGAGGATAACCTGGGGCACGGCACCGCAGTTGCCGGAATCATAGGCGGAAAGCCCAACTCTGCCGAGAATTTCAGCGGAATCGTCCCGGAAGCAGACTTCGTCATCGTAAAACTAAAAGAAACCAAATCAAGTCTGAGAAGAATTGCTTTTGTACCCCAAGATGCCATCTGTTATCAAGAATCGGATGTTATTTTTGCAGCGCGCTATTTATCATCCATTGCCTATAAGTTGAGCCGCCCCCTGGCCATCTGTGTGACTCTCGGAACAAGTCAGGGCGGCCGTGACGAACACGGAATTACCACCGGATACCTGGATACTCTTACTTCCAGGCCGCAGATGTGTGTTTCTATTGCTGCCGGAAATGAAGGAAACAACAAAAGACATTATTTTGGCGATATCGTCTCTCCTTTTCAAGATGCCACTTTCGAACTGCAGGTAGGAAGTCCTGATCGGATGTTCGCCATGGAAATATGGCCCTATGCCCCCAGCCACCTCTCGATAGAGGTAACCTCTCCCAGCGGCGAAACCACACCCATTATGTATCCAAGGCTTAATATATGTGAACAATTCAACTTCCGTTTCGATCAGGGGACTCTCTTTACCAACAATATTAACTTTGAGGAACAGACCGGCGAACAACTCATACTACTTCGTTTTCAAAATCCCGCTCCCGGCACATGGAGTTTTAATCTTCACAACATCGAGGAAGGTCCTTTCTCCTTCCACTCATGGCTTCCCTCGGGCGATTTAATCTCTCTCGAAACTTACTTCCCGGATTCTAATCCGGATACGACAATTACCTCTCCCGGCAACGCCACACGCCCTTTGACAGTTACTGCATATAACCCTCTGGACGGTAACATATGGATTAACTCCGGCAGAGGTTACACCCGCACAAATCAGGTGAAACCGGATATCGCCGCTCCCGGATATAAACTTAACTGTCCGCTTCCGGGCAACCGTTATTGCTCCGCTACCGGAACCGGGGCCGCTGTAGCTTATGCCACCGGTATTGTCGCCATGCTTTTGGAGTGGGCTGTCGTCCGTGGAAACTATACTTCAATAACAGGTACCGACATACGCCGCCTTCTTACCAGAGGAGCATATCGTAGTCCGGAGCTCACTTATCCGAACAATATATGGGGATATGGACAGCTAGATGTTGACGGAGTCTTCGACCGGCTCATTATTTTTTAA